The following are from one region of the Methanobacterium veterum genome:
- a CDS encoding LSM domain-containing protein, with product MRGKIIAAKSEEKKENPLHRQLKQFQNKDVNILQKDNETKEGKLLAIDNYLNVAIETSVGLEFIKGTKILYIQLLN from the coding sequence ATGAGAGGCAAAATAATAGCAGCTAAATCCGAAGAAAAAAAAGAAAATCCACTTCACAGACAGCTTAAGCAATTTCAAAATAAAGATGTCAATATACTTCAGAAAGATAATGAAACCAAAGAAGGTAAACTTTTAGCTATAGATAACTATTTAAATGTTGCCATTGAAACATCGGTTGGCCTGGAATTTATAAAAGGAACTAAAATATTATACATTCAACTTTTAAACTAA